One genomic region from Prevotella sp. Rep29 encodes:
- a CDS encoding GxxExxY protein, with translation MDLIAEYNKKYEFFREITGMAMKVHRKYRYGLLESAYEAALKYLLEQKGHKVERQVCLPIYWDDVQLDQTYRMDLVIDGDIIVELKAIAHIDTPHRRQLWNYMNLTHLPFGMLINFSPEGLYSEWYHRDPKTGIIDKVKLL, from the coding sequence ATGGACTTGATAGCAGAGTATAACAAGAAATATGAATTCTTCCGAGAAATAACAGGAATGGCAATGAAGGTACATAGAAAATACCGTTATGGACTTTTGGAATCAGCTTATGAAGCTGCCTTGAAATATCTTTTGGAACAAAAGGGACATAAGGTTGAACGTCAGGTATGCCTTCCGATTTACTGGGATGATGTGCAACTTGACCAGACTTATAGAATGGACTTAGTGATTGACGGTGACATTATTGTGGAACTGAAAGCCATCGCACATATAGATACGCCCCACCGGCGGCAGCTTTGGAACTATATGAATCTAACGCACTTGCCGTTCGGCATGCTTATCAATTTCAGTCCCGAAGGGCTTTATTCCGAATGGTATCACCGTGACCCAAAGACTGGTATCATTGACAAAGTGAAGTTGCTTTAA
- a CDS encoding CinA family protein, protein MDFENKILSREVHQILYESGKTVGTAESCTGGKIAESLIAVPGASTYFKGSVISYTDEIKEKLLNVDHQLLEEKTAVCEEVAIAMVKGAINTLNVDYAIASTGVAGPGGGTKDNPVGTIWLACGSSDEIITCKLTNDFGRDINIAIASRRAMQLFLQYLTERQVHKKSMPSEG, encoded by the coding sequence ATGGATTTTGAAAATAAGATTTTAAGTCGCGAGGTTCATCAGATTCTCTATGAATCAGGGAAAACAGTAGGAACGGCTGAGAGTTGTACGGGTGGCAAGATTGCAGAATCGCTCATTGCCGTCCCGGGGGCTTCCACCTACTTCAAAGGGAGCGTCATCTCATATACGGACGAAATCAAGGAAAAACTTCTGAATGTTGACCACCAACTGCTCGAAGAGAAAACAGCAGTCTGCGAGGAGGTTGCCATTGCAATGGTCAAAGGCGCAATTAATACTCTCAACGTTGACTATGCCATCGCATCGACCGGTGTCGCAGGTCCCGGAGGTGGAACGAAAGACAATCCTGTCGGCACCATTTGGTTGGCATGTGGCTCGTCCGACGAAATCATTACTTGCAAACTGACGAATGATTTCGGTCGCGATATCAACATCGCCATAGCCTCTCGCCGTGCCATGCAGTTATTCCTGCAATATCTGACGGAACGTCAAGTGCATAAAAAATCAATGCCGTCAGAAGGGTAA
- the rpmG gene encoding 50S ribosomal protein L33, whose translation MANKKAKGNRVQVILECTEMKNSGLPGTSRYITTKNRKNTPDRMELKKYNPILKKMTLHKEIK comes from the coding sequence ATGGCAAACAAAAAAGCGAAAGGCAACAGAGTGCAGGTCATTCTTGAGTGCACAGAGATGAAAAACAGCGGTCTGCCAGGTACAAGTCGTTATATCACGACGAAAAACCGTAAAAACACGCCCGACCGTATGGAACTGAAAAAGTATAACCCCATCCTGAAGAAGATGACTCTTCACAAGGAAATTAAATAA
- the tsaD gene encoding tRNA (adenosine(37)-N6)-threonylcarbamoyltransferase complex transferase subunit TsaD yields the protein MNDNIYILGLESSCDDTSAAIVRNDVLLSNVTASQKVHEAYGGVVPELASRAHQENVVPVVDQALKQAGISKEQLSAVAFTLGPGLMGSLLVGVSFAKGFARSLNIPMIDVNHLQGHVMAHFIKEQENDTSSPPYPFLCLLVSGGNSQIVKVNAYNDMEVIGQTIDDAAGEAIDKCSKVMGLGYPGGPIIDKLARQGNPNAFQFSEPNIPGFDYSFSGLKTSFLYHLRDWVKDDPDFVEHHKEDLAASIEATIVKILMKKLRLAAKETGIKHIALAGGVSANNGLRNAFKEHAEKYGWTIYIPKFSYTTDNAAMIAVTGYYKYKDGDFCKIDKPPFSKITFK from the coding sequence ATGAATGACAATATCTATATATTAGGACTGGAAAGCAGTTGTGACGACACTTCAGCCGCAATCGTCAGGAACGATGTGCTGTTGAGCAACGTCACCGCCTCACAAAAAGTTCACGAGGCATACGGAGGAGTCGTCCCCGAACTGGCTTCGCGGGCTCATCAGGAGAATGTCGTCCCTGTTGTCGATCAAGCCCTCAAACAGGCAGGCATCAGCAAAGAACAGCTCTCAGCCGTTGCTTTCACCCTTGGTCCCGGCTTGATGGGGTCACTGCTCGTGGGCGTGAGTTTTGCAAAAGGCTTTGCACGTTCATTGAACATTCCGATGATTGACGTGAATCATCTTCAAGGACACGTCATGGCACACTTCATCAAAGAACAGGAGAACGACACATCATCTCCGCCCTACCCCTTCCTGTGCCTGCTGGTCAGTGGCGGCAACTCGCAGATAGTCAAGGTGAATGCCTACAACGATATGGAAGTTATCGGACAGACCATTGATGATGCTGCGGGCGAAGCCATCGACAAATGTTCAAAAGTGATGGGGCTCGGCTATCCGGGAGGTCCGATTATCGACAAGCTTGCACGGCAGGGAAACCCGAACGCCTTTCAGTTCTCAGAACCGAATATTCCGGGATTTGACTATAGTTTCAGCGGATTGAAGACATCGTTCCTGTATCATTTGCGGGATTGGGTGAAGGACGACCCCGATTTTGTGGAACATCACAAGGAAGACCTGGCAGCAAGCATCGAAGCAACCATCGTCAAAATACTCATGAAAAAACTGCGCCTGGCTGCCAAAGAAACAGGAATCAAGCATATAGCCCTCGCTGGAGGCGTGTCGGCAAACAACGGTTTGCGAAACGCTTTCAAGGAACATGCCGAGAAATATGGATGGACTATCTATATCCCGAAGTTCAGTTATACGACAGACAATGCGGCAATGATTGCCGTCACAGGATACTATAAATATAAGGATGGTGATTTCTGTAAGATAGACAAACCACCATTTAGCAAAATAACCTTTAAATAA
- a CDS encoding OmpH family outer membrane protein encodes MNKKNLFRTMILTAVAAIAVSSCDNANSKADNKSQANGKPTELKLAYVEIDSIMTQYNFCKEYSKVLEKKGQNIQSTLAQKQQALQNAGVNFQQKLQQNAYTREQAEGIQASLQKQAADLDALSQRLGNEFQAETEKFNEALRDSIRHFLDQYNKDKKYSIIFSKQGENLLYADKSYDITDDVIAGLNKSYKSTIKKEETAAKTEKAAKK; translated from the coding sequence ATGAATAAGAAAAATCTTTTTAGGACAATGATCCTTACGGCAGTGGCAGCAATTGCCGTGTCATCATGCGACAATGCAAACTCAAAGGCAGACAACAAATCGCAGGCGAACGGAAAACCGACAGAGTTGAAATTGGCTTATGTGGAAATCGACTCAATCATGACACAATATAATTTCTGCAAGGAATATTCGAAGGTTCTGGAGAAGAAAGGACAGAATATCCAGAGCACACTGGCACAGAAACAGCAGGCTTTGCAGAATGCCGGTGTCAACTTCCAGCAGAAACTGCAGCAGAATGCTTACACCCGTGAGCAGGCAGAAGGAATCCAAGCCAGCCTGCAGAAACAGGCAGCCGACCTTGATGCACTCTCACAGCGACTGGGAAATGAGTTCCAGGCAGAAACGGAAAAGTTCAACGAAGCGCTCCGCGATTCTATCCGCCATTTCCTAGACCAATATAATAAGGATAAGAAATACAGCATCATCTTCAGTAAGCAAGGAGAAAACCTGCTCTACGCAGACAAGTCGTATGACATCACGGATGATGTGATTGCAGGACTGAACAAGAGCTACAAATCAACTATAAAGAAAGAAGAGACTGCAGCGAAGACTGAAAAAGCTGCAAAGAAATAA
- the rpmB gene encoding 50S ribosomal protein L28 — protein sequence MSKICQITGKKALVGNNVSHSKHRTKRTFDVNLFTKKFYYVEEQCWISLKVSAAGLRLINKVGLDAALKKAVEKGYVDWKDIKVIGE from the coding sequence ATGTCGAAGATTTGTCAAATTACAGGGAAAAAAGCCCTCGTCGGCAACAATGTTTCCCACTCGAAACATCGCACAAAGCGTACGTTCGACGTGAACTTGTTCACGAAAAAATTCTATTATGTTGAAGAACAGTGCTGGATTTCTCTCAAAGTGAGTGCTGCCGGCTTGCGTCTCATTAACAAGGTTGGTCTTGATGCCGCTCTTAAAAAAGCAGTGGAAAAAGGCTATGTAGATTGGAAAGATATTAAAGTGATAGGAGAATAA
- a CDS encoding DUF4295 domain-containing protein — protein sequence MAKKTVATLHEGSKDGRAYTKVIKMVKSPKTGAYIFDEQMVPNEDVQKFFKN from the coding sequence ATGGCAAAGAAAACCGTCGCTACCCTCCACGAAGGCTCAAAGGATGGTCGCGCTTACACAAAAGTAATCAAAATGGTGAAAAGCCCCAAGACTGGTGCTTACATTTTCGATGAGCAAATGGTTCCCAACGAAGACGTACAGAAATTCTTCAAGAATTAA
- a CDS encoding DUF2461 domain-containing protein: MDSKRILAFLREVQQNNNRAWFASHRDEYLACKEDFEKDVATIIARISEFDPSISHITPKDATYRFYRDTRFSPDKSPYKNHFGAYIAAHGKKALHGGYYVHLEPNHCLLACGTYWLPTNILTSCRNEIMGNIEEWRKRVENKDFMKTFGKPAGGSWDDSHGFGMEHLKSCPAGFPRDYEHIHYLRMKDYCCWKGVDETFFTKAKWMDEMVKIFKTAKPMMDFINAVVDDYE; encoded by the coding sequence ATGGACTCAAAACGAATATTAGCTTTTTTAAGAGAAGTACAACAAAACAACAACCGTGCATGGTTCGCATCACATAGGGATGAGTATCTGGCGTGCAAGGAGGATTTCGAGAAAGATGTGGCAACCATCATTGCGCGGATTTCAGAGTTCGACCCGAGCATTTCGCATATCACTCCGAAAGATGCCACCTATCGTTTTTATCGTGACACACGCTTCTCACCTGACAAATCGCCCTATAAAAACCATTTCGGGGCTTACATCGCCGCACACGGAAAGAAAGCGCTGCATGGCGGATATTATGTCCATCTGGAGCCCAACCACTGCTTGCTTGCCTGCGGAACATACTGGCTGCCCACGAATATCCTGACCTCATGTCGCAATGAAATCATGGGAAACATCGAAGAATGGCGCAAAAGGGTAGAGAACAAGGACTTCATGAAAACCTTCGGAAAACCGGCAGGAGGCAGCTGGGACGACAGCCACGGATTCGGAATGGAACACCTGAAATCCTGTCCGGCAGGATTCCCACGCGACTACGAACACATACACTACTTGCGGATGAAAGATTACTGTTGCTGGAAAGGTGTGGATGAAACGTTTTTCACGAAAGCGAAATGGATGGACGAGATGGTGAAAATCTTCAAGACGGCAAAGCCAATGATGGATTTCATCAATGCCGTCGTGGATGACTATGAATAA
- the map gene encoding type I methionyl aminopeptidase: MAFRKKKRWIPLSDQLTEMDKQIMAWEKKGKTVPTRELIKTPEQIEGIRRSGVVNTGVLDEVAKHIRAGMSTLEIDEICYDYCTSHGATPACLNYEGFPKSVCTSINEVVCHGIPKAEDILQEGDIVNVDFTTILDGYYADASRMFIIGKTTPEKEQLVRVAKECLEIGAEAARPYGFVGDIGHAIQRHAKKYHYGVVRDLCGHGVGLQFHEEPDVPHFGYCGEGMLLVPGMVFTIEPMINMGTWKVFIDADDETGWEVISGDELPSAQWEHTFLMTEHGVEILTY; the protein is encoded by the coding sequence ATGGCTTTCAGGAAAAAGAAAAGATGGATACCGCTTTCCGACCAACTCACGGAAATGGATAAGCAGATAATGGCTTGGGAGAAAAAAGGAAAAACCGTGCCGACGCGCGAACTGATCAAGACTCCCGAGCAAATCGAAGGAATCCGTCGCAGCGGCGTGGTCAACACAGGCGTGCTTGACGAAGTGGCAAAGCATATACGGGCGGGAATGAGCACGCTCGAGATAGATGAAATCTGTTATGACTACTGTACCAGTCACGGGGCAACACCTGCATGCTTGAACTATGAAGGCTTTCCGAAAAGTGTGTGCACGAGCATCAACGAGGTGGTCTGCCACGGCATTCCGAAAGCTGAAGACATCTTGCAGGAAGGCGATATCGTCAACGTCGATTTTACTACCATTCTCGACGGATATTATGCGGACGCATCACGCATGTTTATCATTGGAAAGACAACACCGGAAAAAGAACAGTTGGTGCGGGTGGCAAAGGAATGTCTTGAGATTGGCGCCGAGGCTGCCCGTCCTTACGGTTTTGTCGGCGATATCGGTCACGCAATACAGCGCCATGCTAAAAAATATCATTATGGTGTCGTGCGAGATTTGTGCGGACATGGTGTGGGACTGCAATTCCATGAAGAGCCCGATGTGCCCCACTTCGGTTATTGTGGCGAGGGCATGTTGCTCGTTCCGGGAATGGTCTTTACCATCGAACCGATGATCAACATGGGAACGTGGAAGGTGTTTATCGATGCTGACGACGAGACCGGATGGGAAGTCATCTCCGGCGATGAACTGCCGAGCGCACAATGGGAGCACACCTTCCTCATGACAGAACATGGGGTCGAGATTTTAACTTATTGA
- a CDS encoding FtsX-like permease family protein has translation MNLPLFIARHIYSDDNGKRKISRPAVRIAMAGVAIGLAVMIISVGVVVGFKHTVRDKVVGFGSHLVVADFMTLQSGEQYPVCMDDSMVNVLRSIKGVEHVQRYAYKQGMLKTDSDFLGVMFKGVGPDFDPSFLKDNLVEGEVPVFSDEKSTNQLLISKPIADKLRLKAGERIFAYFIGDNDVRTRRFTIAGIYETNMKRFDEALCFTDIYTTVRLNSWEKDQATGAEMTISDFERLDEMGTAVAAQVNRTIDKYGETYSSTTVKQANPQIFAWLDLLDLNVWIILALMTAVAGVTMISGLLIIILERTQMIGTMKALGAKNSTIRHTFLWFAVFIIGKGMLIGNLLGIGLCLLQQFTGLVKLDPSSYYVSTVPIELNPLWILLLNAATLLVSIFILIAPSYLISHIHPARSIRYE, from the coding sequence ATGAACCTACCTTTATTTATTGCACGGCATATCTATTCGGATGACAACGGGAAAAGGAAAATCAGCCGCCCCGCTGTCCGCATCGCCATGGCAGGTGTTGCCATCGGACTGGCAGTCATGATTATCTCCGTGGGTGTGGTGGTAGGATTCAAGCATACCGTTCGCGACAAGGTGGTGGGCTTCGGAAGCCATCTCGTCGTGGCTGACTTCATGACGCTTCAGAGCGGAGAGCAATATCCCGTCTGCATGGACGACAGCATGGTGAACGTGCTGCGCAGCATCAAGGGCGTGGAACATGTGCAGCGATATGCCTACAAGCAGGGTATGCTGAAGACCGACAGCGATTTTCTCGGCGTCATGTTCAAAGGCGTGGGACCCGATTTCGACCCGTCGTTCCTCAAAGACAACCTCGTGGAGGGCGAAGTGCCGGTGTTCAGCGACGAAAAGAGTACCAACCAGTTGCTCATTTCCAAGCCTATTGCTGACAAACTCCGGCTGAAGGCGGGTGAGAGAATATTTGCCTACTTCATCGGCGACAATGATGTGCGCACACGGCGGTTCACCATCGCCGGCATCTACGAGACCAACATGAAGCGATTCGATGAGGCGCTCTGCTTCACCGATATCTATACGACCGTGCGACTGAACAGTTGGGAGAAAGACCAAGCCACCGGAGCGGAGATGACCATCAGCGACTTTGAGCGGCTCGACGAGATGGGAACGGCAGTAGCCGCACAGGTGAACCGCACCATTGACAAGTACGGGGAAACCTATTCGTCGACGACCGTCAAGCAAGCGAATCCGCAAATCTTTGCCTGGCTCGACCTGCTCGATCTCAACGTGTGGATTATTCTCGCACTGATGACTGCCGTTGCCGGTGTGACGATGATTTCCGGGCTGCTCATCATCATTCTCGAGCGTACCCAGATGATTGGCACGATGAAGGCGCTCGGTGCGAAAAACAGCACCATCCGCCACACCTTTCTGTGGTTTGCCGTATTCATCATCGGCAAGGGAATGCTTATCGGCAACCTGCTGGGCATCGGACTGTGTTTGCTGCAGCAATTCACGGGACTCGTCAAGCTCGACCCTTCAAGCTATTACGTCAGCACCGTGCCCATCGAACTGAATCCGCTTTGGATTCTCCTGCTCAACGCAGCAACGCTGCTCGTGAGCATCTTTATCCTCATCGCGCCCAGCTATCTCATATCGCACATCCATCCCGCACGCTCCATCCGGTATGAATAA
- the nth gene encoding endonuclease III: MTKKERYKYILEYFHTQLPEVTTELEFGNVFQLLVAVVLSAQCTDKRINQVTPELFRRFPDAKAMAEVEEDELYEYIKSVSYPHSKARHLMRMAQMIVKDFKGEVPDNLDDLMLLPGVGRKTANVIQAVAFGKQTMAVDTHVYRVSHRLGLVAKTANTPYKVEQELVKNIPPEIIPKAHHWLLLHGRYVCTSQRPKCKECEFDKICPKLLEGSKL; encoded by the coding sequence ATGACAAAGAAAGAACGATACAAATACATTCTGGAATACTTCCACACACAGCTGCCGGAGGTGACGACGGAACTGGAATTCGGAAACGTGTTCCAGCTATTGGTGGCTGTCGTGCTGAGTGCGCAATGTACGGATAAGCGCATCAACCAAGTGACACCGGAACTGTTCCGCCGCTTTCCCGATGCAAAGGCAATGGCAGAAGTGGAGGAAGACGAGTTGTACGAATATATCAAAAGCGTTTCCTATCCACACTCGAAAGCACGCCACTTGATGAGAATGGCGCAAATGATTGTGAAAGATTTCAAGGGTGAGGTGCCTGACAATCTGGACGACCTGATGCTTTTGCCCGGTGTGGGGCGGAAGACCGCCAACGTCATACAGGCAGTGGCTTTCGGAAAACAGACGATGGCAGTCGATACGCATGTATATAGAGTCAGTCACAGACTCGGATTGGTTGCAAAAACAGCCAACACACCTTATAAAGTGGAACAGGAACTGGTGAAAAACATTCCCCCGGAAATCATTCCGAAAGCCCATCATTGGCTGCTGTTACACGGCAGATATGTATGCACCAGCCAGCGACCGAAATGCAAGGAATGTGAATTTGACAAGATTTGCCCGAAACTTTTAGAAGGTTCAAAACTGTAA
- a CDS encoding amidohydrolase, whose protein sequence is MIVSILQTDIVWAQPECNAQHAERLINECKGSDLYVLPEMWSTGFATNPDGIAETDSQSLKWMQKMAEKKQAAICGSLAIKDADGSYRNRHYFVKPDGSYQFYDKRHLFSYGGEDKNYTRGEERTVVEYGGWRFLLLTCYDLRFPVWSRYRGDYDAIIYVSNWPETRQRVWEILLRARAIENQCYVIAANRVGNDDQCSYVGGSCIIDAKGTTIVESVSPTEQELTAELSKEKLELFRNKFQVLKDRD, encoded by the coding sequence ATGATTGTCAGTATATTACAAACCGACATCGTATGGGCACAGCCAGAATGCAATGCTCAGCATGCTGAACGCTTAATCAACGAGTGCAAGGGTAGTGACCTCTATGTGCTTCCGGAAATGTGGAGCACTGGATTTGCAACCAATCCCGACGGAATCGCAGAAACAGATTCCCAGTCGTTGAAGTGGATGCAGAAAATGGCTGAGAAGAAACAGGCAGCCATCTGCGGAAGCCTTGCCATCAAAGACGCTGACGGTTCGTATAGAAACCGGCATTATTTTGTGAAGCCCGACGGTTCGTATCAGTTCTACGACAAACGCCATTTGTTCTCATACGGAGGAGAAGACAAGAATTACACACGTGGAGAGGAAAGGACTGTTGTGGAATATGGTGGCTGGCGGTTTTTGCTTCTGACCTGTTACGACCTGCGGTTCCCTGTATGGAGCCGATACCGTGGTGATTACGATGCTATCATCTACGTATCCAACTGGCCGGAAACACGCCAACGAGTGTGGGAAATCCTGCTGCGTGCACGAGCCATTGAGAACCAATGCTATGTCATTGCAGCCAATCGTGTGGGAAATGACGATCAGTGTTCATACGTCGGAGGAAGCTGCATCATCGATGCGAAAGGAACAACAATCGTTGAGAGCGTCTCACCAACGGAGCAGGAGTTGACGGCAGAGTTGTCAAAAGAAAAGCTGGAACTGTTCAGGAATAAGTTTCAAGTATTAAAAGACCGAGATTAA
- a CDS encoding aminoacyl-histidine dipeptidase has translation MNKNELTPRCVFEQFERINEIPRPSKHEEKMIEFLKEFGTSRGLETKVDETGNVLIRKPATPGYENRKTVILQSHMDMVCEKLVDLDFDFQKDAIQTYVDGEWLTAKGTTLGADDGIGVAIELAILDSNDIEHGPIECVFTVDEETGLTGAEGMKAGFMGGDMLINLDSEDEGQIFVSCAGGMTTEAKFHFTKEAAPAGYFFIKISLKGLVGGHSGDDINKKRANAIKVLTRFVYKEMSKFDVRVANFNAGKLHNAIPRDGIVVFAVPADKKEEVRADWNVFISNVEEEFHVTEKNMDFGMESAEAENVLPKDISTTLIRTLQAVDNGIFTMCQDEAIAWLVETSNNVASVVTTDDEIKIVCSQRSNVMSNLENQANTIRATFELAGAEIKQKDPYPAWKMNPNSELTKTVVETYKKLFNKEPKVLGIHAGLECGLFSERYPNLDMVSFGPTLRGVHSPDERLHIPTVQMVWDHLLEILKNIPQQ, from the coding sequence ATGAACAAAAATGAATTGACACCTCGTTGCGTCTTCGAGCAATTCGAGCGCATCAATGAGATTCCCCGTCCTTCCAAGCACGAGGAGAAAATGATTGAGTTCCTGAAGGAATTCGGTACGAGTCGCGGACTTGAAACCAAAGTTGACGAAACAGGCAATGTGCTTATCCGCAAGCCGGCTACACCTGGATACGAGAATCGCAAGACGGTCATCTTGCAGAGCCACATGGACATGGTGTGCGAGAAGTTGGTTGACCTCGATTTCGACTTCCAGAAAGATGCCATTCAGACCTATGTTGACGGCGAATGGCTGACAGCCAAGGGCACAACGCTCGGTGCTGACGACGGTATCGGAGTGGCTATCGAACTTGCTATCCTCGACTCTAACGACATCGAGCACGGACCCATCGAGTGTGTATTCACCGTAGATGAGGAAACCGGACTCACCGGAGCTGAAGGGATGAAGGCTGGCTTTATGGGCGGCGACATGCTCATCAACCTCGACTCTGAGGATGAGGGACAGATTTTCGTGAGCTGCGCAGGCGGTATGACGACGGAAGCGAAGTTCCATTTCACGAAAGAGGCTGCACCGGCTGGCTATTTCTTCATCAAGATTTCCCTGAAAGGACTTGTGGGCGGACACTCTGGTGACGACATCAACAAGAAGCGCGCCAATGCCATCAAGGTGCTCACACGCTTCGTTTACAAGGAGATGAGCAAGTTCGACGTGCGCGTGGCTAACTTCAATGCGGGCAAGCTCCACAACGCTATTCCGCGCGATGGTATTGTCGTGTTTGCTGTTCCTGCCGACAAGAAGGAAGAGGTTCGTGCCGACTGGAACGTGTTCATCAGCAATGTGGAAGAGGAATTCCACGTGACGGAAAAGAACATGGACTTCGGAATGGAGAGCGCAGAGGCAGAGAATGTGCTTCCGAAAGACATCTCCACTACCCTCATCCGCACCTTGCAGGCTGTTGACAATGGCATCTTCACCATGTGTCAGGACGAGGCAATCGCATGGCTGGTTGAAACTTCCAACAACGTGGCAAGCGTCGTGACCACCGACGATGAAATCAAGATTGTCTGCAGTCAGCGTTCTAACGTGATGAGCAACCTTGAGAACCAAGCCAATACTATCCGTGCAACGTTCGAACTGGCTGGTGCGGAAATCAAGCAGAAGGATCCATATCCGGCATGGAAGATGAATCCGAACAGCGAGTTGACAAAAACGGTAGTAGAGACTTACAAGAAACTGTTTAATAAAGAGCCGAAGGTGCTGGGCATCCACGCTGGATTGGAGTGTGGTCTCTTCTCCGAGCGCTATCCGAACCTCGACATGGTGTCGTTCGGTCCGACATTGCGCGGCGTGCACTCACCCGACGAGCGTCTGCACATTCCGACCGTGCAGATGGTATGGGATCACTTGCTCGAGATTCTGAAGAACATCCCGCAGCAATAG
- a CDS encoding YggS family pyridoxal phosphate-dependent enzyme: MHDIKGHLHEVLASLPDGVRLVAVGKYHPCEDIMAAYDAGQRIFGENHVQELAKKQPVLPQDIEWHFIGHLQTNKVKYIASYISMIEAVDSLKLLREIDRQAAKHDRVVKVLLELHVAQEDTKYGLSLDACRNLLEEGSWRALQHVQICGLMTMASNVDDEEQIRSELMAAADFFDEVKEQYFGDSPEFCERSWGMSHDYPIAVECRSTIVRVGTTIFGERKY; encoded by the coding sequence ATGCACGACATAAAAGGACATCTGCACGAAGTGCTTGCCAGTCTGCCCGACGGGGTGCGGCTGGTGGCTGTGGGGAAGTATCACCCATGCGAAGACATTATGGCAGCATACGATGCCGGGCAACGCATCTTTGGCGAAAACCATGTGCAGGAACTGGCGAAGAAACAGCCTGTGCTGCCGCAGGACATTGAGTGGCACTTCATCGGACATCTGCAGACCAACAAGGTGAAATATATCGCATCATACATCTCGATGATTGAAGCGGTGGATTCGCTGAAGCTGCTTCGTGAGATTGACCGCCAAGCAGCGAAGCACGACCGGGTGGTGAAAGTGCTTCTCGAACTTCATGTTGCTCAGGAAGATACGAAATACGGGCTCTCGCTCGATGCTTGCCGCAACTTGCTGGAAGAAGGCTCGTGGAGAGCGTTGCAGCATGTGCAGATTTGCGGATTGATGACGATGGCATCGAACGTGGACGATGAAGAGCAGATACGCTCCGAATTGATGGCGGCTGCCGACTTCTTCGACGAAGTGAAGGAACAGTATTTTGGCGATTCACCTGAATTCTGCGAACGCAGCTGGGGCATGAGCCACGATTATCCGATAGCCGTGGAGTGTCGCAGCACCATTGTCCGTGTCGGCACTACGATTTTCGGCGAGCGCAAGTATTGA
- a CDS encoding DUF4494 domain-containing protein, which yields MIRKDATWFEVKIRYDKTMDDGQQKATDELYVVDALTFTEAEAIITEEMSSYISGDFEVKDIKKATYKEILFSDKATDDKWYKVKVQAISINEKTEKETRVNRYSLVQAQTLMLAVKYVEDDMRGSLADETIVSIAETKVMDVFEHREIQKKEDLEG from the coding sequence ATGATAAGAAAAGATGCAACTTGGTTTGAAGTAAAAATCCGCTATGACAAGACGATGGACGACGGACAGCAGAAGGCTACCGACGAGCTGTATGTGGTTGACGCACTGACGTTCACCGAGGCAGAGGCAATCATTACCGAAGAAATGTCGTCGTACATCAGCGGCGATTTTGAAGTGAAGGACATCAAAAAAGCTACTTACAAGGAAATCCTTTTCAGCGACAAGGCTACTGATGACAAGTGGTACAAAGTGAAGGTACAGGCTATTTCCATCAACGAGAAGACCGAGAAGGAAACACGCGTGAACCGATATTCGCTCGTGCAGGCACAGACGCTCATGCTCGCCGTGAAATATGTGGAGGACGACATGCGCGGCTCGCTGGCAGACGAGACGATTGTTAGCATAGCCGAGACGAAAGTGATGGATGTGTTTGAACATCGGGAAATCCAGAAAAAGGAAGACTTGGAAGGGTAG